The stretch of DNA CACCCTAAATGTTAATTATATATCAAGACAGCATGCAACAATATTCAATCAGGAAATGTGTAAACTGTAGGTAATATGGAAAAAGCATAAGCAACTACCTGAATTTGAGGTGAAACAGTAATTGGAAGAACTTGTTCCTCTCCTTCAACAATGGTTTCAATGTCTTTGCATGAACTCTGATGAAGTTCAAATGTTAATAACATATAAAGCTAGCAAGTAATTATACACAATTATGATTCAGTTTTAGTGAAAGTTGTATAGTATACCTCTTTAGTTGATGTTGTGATACTGAAGTTTCAACATTTTTCTTTAGTGTTGATGAAGCTGTAGAAGTAAAACATGGAAAACAATAGGGAAAAAAAGCGAATCAGTACAATTAAAAAAGCGAgacatgtaaaataaaaactgaaACTTTAGCGTTGATGATGCTACCAGAGAGAGTGATGTCAGTCGTTTTCCCTTTTCCCATTAATCTGTAATGAAGATAAGTAAAAATGGAAGGAAGGTGAGTTAAAGACAGGATTAAaaggaagaagaaatgaaaatttCTCACAATGATACCTGATATGAATGAAAGAGCtcagagaaaaaaaatcatgagtGAAACTGCTACCTATATTAGTACAAACATATACCATGTTTTGCAGGTTTCTCAAATAAGTCTCCACTGCCAGT from Trifolium pratense cultivar HEN17-A07 linkage group LG5, ARS_RC_1.1, whole genome shotgun sequence encodes:
- the LOC123884531 gene encoding uncharacterized protein LOC123884531, translated to MVYVCTNIGSSFTHDFFSLSSFIHIRLMGKGKTTDITLSASSTLKKNVETSVSQHQLKRVHAKTLKPLLKERNKFFQLLFHLKFRVDLTRVIGWKRIGEDNQSSPLPSQLPKQER